A single genomic interval of Zonotrichia albicollis isolate bZonAlb1 chromosome 33, bZonAlb1.hap1, whole genome shotgun sequence harbors:
- the LOC141726150 gene encoding uncharacterized protein LOC141726150: MGTLSQHCLKLPRLHLGTRSFLDPPDPAQLHQILPSSTRSLLAPPEPSWLLQIPPGPSRLHQGPPDPAQLHQDPSWLHQAPLGSTRSHLDLPDFTRILQIPPGFSRSFLDPPDLTQILQIPPGSTRSHLAPPDPIWTFQISHGFFRSLLDPPEVTQTLQTPSGSSRSHLDLPDSIRILLAPPDSTRIHQVPPGSSRSHLDLPDLTWILQIPPGSSRLHQDPPDPSWLLQIPFGFTGSPLAPPGSPQISSDPSLAAPGPGLDSGGPHGASDAWTAPDPPWTPPDPSRSLLDPPGSQDLGVPEPPRDLWGVLVAPCGSSWTLLDPRIWGSQSPPVDPFWIPPPDPPGSPQIPPRSTLIPGFGGSGTPQGSLGGFGGSPWDRSCGGTV; the protein is encoded by the exons atgggca CTCTCTCCCAGCACTGTTTGAAGCTTCCAAGGCTCCACCTCGGCACCAGATCCTTTCTGGATCCACCAGATCCTGCCCAGCTCCACCAGATCCTGCCCAGCTCCACCAGATCCCTCCTGGCTCCTCCAGAACCTTCCTGGCTCCTCCAGATCCCACCTGGACCTTCCAGACTCCACCAGGGTCCTCCAGATCCTGCCCAGCTCCACCAAGATCCCTCCTGGCTCCACCAGGCCCCGCTTGGATCTACCAGATCCCACCTGGACCTTCCAGATTTCACACGGATCCTCCAGATCCCACCCGGATTCTCCAGATCCTTCCTGGATCCTCCAGATCTCACACAGATCCTCCAGAT TCCACCAGGATCCACCAGATCCCACCTGGCTCCTCCAGATCCCAT CTGGACCTTCCAGATCTCACATGGATTCTTCAGATCCCTCCTGGATCCCCCAGAGGTCACACAGACGCTCCAGActccatcaggatcctccagatCCCACCTGGACCTTCCAGACTCCATCAGGATCCTCCTGGCTCCTCCAGACTCCACCAGGATCCACCAGGTCCCACCTGGGTCCTCCAGATCCCACCTGGACCTTCCAGATCTCACATGGATTCTTCAGATCCCACCTGGATCTTCCAGACTCCACCAGGATCCTCCAGATCCCTCCTGGCTCCTCCAGATCCCTTTTGGATTCACCGGATCCCCTCTGGCCCCTCCTGGATCTCCTCAGATCTCCTCAGATCCCTCTCTGGCAGcaccggggccggggctggacTCTGGGGGACCCCACGGGGCCTCGGACGCTTGGACAGCCCCAGATCCCCCCTGGACA CCCCCAGATCCCTCCAGATCCCTCCTAGATCCTCCTggatcccaggatttgggggtcccagagccccccagggatctctggggggttttggtgGCTCCTTGTGGATCCTCATGGACCCTCCTggatcccaggatttgggggtcccagagcCCCCCTGTGGATCCCTTCTGGATCCCCCCCCCAGATCCTCCTGGATCCCCCCAGATCCCTCCTAGATCCACCTTgatcccaggatttgggggttctggGACCCCTCAGGGatctctggggggttttggtgGCTCCCCATGGGACAGGAGCTGTGGTGGCACCGTGTGA
- the SUOX gene encoding sulfite oxidase, mitochondrial isoform X1, with amino-acid sequence MLLLRAMAGRRLPPLMRLPRGCSRLAAGSAAPEGHREGNPGGHREATPEGHREATPGGHRGAAPVLAALLGIGVVVAYGERRRRTAQAAQAAPAPPFPRYTRAEVAQHRTPADRVWVTYGTDVFDVTEFVELHPGGPDKILLAAGGALEPFWALYAVHSQPHVLELLRDYKVGELSPEEAAPPPGDSADPFAGDPPRHPALRVNSSKPFNAEPPPELLTQSFLTPNELFFTRNHLPVPAVDAASYRLRVEGPGGRALSLSLSELRRRFPKHEVTATLQCAGNRRSEMSRVRPVKGLAWDIGAISTARWGGARLRDVLLAAGVRDSTDNGEWHVCFEGLDADASGTPYGASIPLKRALSADAEVLLAYEMNGRELPRDHGFPVRVVVPGVVGARSVKWLRSVAVSPEESPSHWQQNDYKGFCPSVDWDSVDFGAAPAIQELPVQSAITEPRPGAAVPAGELTVKGYAWSGGGREVVRVDVSLDGGRTWREAELGPRPERGRGWAWALWELRAPVPAGARLEIVCKAVDRSYNVQPDTVAPIWNLRGVLSNAWHRVPVTVTK; translated from the exons aTGCTGCTGCTCCGGGCCATGGCCGGCCGCAG gCTCCCGCCACTGATGCGGCTGCCCCGCGGCTGCTCCCGGTTGGCCGCCGGTAGCGCGGCCCCGGAGGGACACCGGGAAGGGAAcccggggggacaccgggaagcGACACCGGAGGGACACCGGGAAGCGACACCGGGGGGACACCGAGGAGCGGCGCCGGTGCTGGCCGCGCTGCTCGGGATCGGCGTCGTTGTGGCCTACGGAGAGCGGCGGCGGAGG ACCGCCCAGGCCGCCCaggccgcccccgccccgccgttCCCCCGTTACACGCGGGCGGAGGTGGCGCAGCACCGCACCCCGGCCGATCGCGTGTGGGTCACCTACGGCACCGACGTGTTCGACGTGACCGAATTCGTGGAGCTGCACCCGGGGGGACCGGACAAGATCCTGCTGGCGGCCGGGGGGGCCCTGGAGCCTTTCTGGGCTCTCTACGCCGTCCACAGCCAACCGCACGTCCTGGAGCTGCTCCGCGATTACAAAGTGGGCGAGCTGAGCCCCGAGGAGGCGGCGCCGCCACCGGGGGACAGCGCGGACCCGTTCGCCGGGGACCCCCCGCGCCACCCCGCGCTGCGGGTGAACAGCTCGAAGCCTTTTAACGCCGAGCCGCCCCCGGAGCTGCTCACGCAGAGCTTCCTGACGCCCAACGAGCTTTTCTTCACCCGCAACCACCTCCCGGTGCCCGCCGTGGATGCGGCGTCCTACCGGCTGCGCGTGGAGGGCCCCGGTGGCCGCGCGTTGTCGCTGTCGCTGTCGGAGCTGCGGCGGCGCTTCCCGAAGCACGAGGTGACGGCCACGCTGCAGTGCGCCGGGAACCGGAGATCCGAGATGAGCCGCGTCCGCCCGGTTAAAGGCCTGGCGTGGGATATCGGTGCCATCAGCACGGCGCGCTGGGGCGGAGCGCGGCTCCGGGACGTGCTGCTGGCCGCCGGTGTCCGCGACAGCACCGACAACGGCGAGTGGCACGTGTGCTTCGAAGGGCTGGACGCGGACGCTTCGGGGACGCCGTACGGAGCGTCCATCCCGTTAAAGCGGGCGCTGAGCGCCGACGCCGAGGTGCTGCTGGCGTACGAGATGAACGGGCGGGAGCTGCCCCGCGATCACGGGTTCCCGGTGCGCGTCGTGGTGCCCGGCGTGGTCGGGGCTCGGAGCGTGAAGTGGCTGCGGAGCGTGGCGGTGTCGCCCGAGGAGAGCCCGAGCCACTGGCAGCAGAACGACTACAAGGGCTTCTGTCCGTCCGTGGATTGGGATTCCGTGGATTTCGGGGCCGCGCCCGCCATCCAGGAGCTGCCGGTGCAGTCGGCGATCACCGAGCCCCGGCCCGGAGCGGCCGTGCCCGCCGGGGAGCTGACGGTGAAGGGATACGCGTGGAgcggaggaggaagggaggtgGTGAGG GTGGACGTGTCGCTGGACGGGGGCCGGACGTGGCGCGAGGCCGAGCTGGGCCCgcggccggagcggggccggggctgggcctGGGCGCTGTGGGAGCTGCGGGCGCCGGTGCCCGCGGGGGCGCGGCTGGAGATCGTCTGCAAGGCCGTGGACCGGAGCTACAACGTCCAGCCCGACACCGTGGCGCCCATCTGGAACCTGAGAGGGGTCCTGAGCAACGCCTGGCACCGCGTGCCCGTCACCGTCACCAAgtga
- the SUOX gene encoding sulfite oxidase, mitochondrial isoform X2: protein MLLLRAMAGRRLPPLMRLPRGCSRLAAGSAAPEGHREGNPGGHREATPEGHREATPGGHRGAAPVLAALLGIGVVVAYGERRRRTAQAAQAAPAPPFPRYTRAEVAQHRTPADRVWVTYGTDVFDVTEFVELHPGGPDKILLAAGGALEPFWALYAVHSQPHVLELLRDYKVGELSPEEAAPPPGDSADPFAGDPPRHPALRVNSSKPFNAEPPPELLTQSFLTPNELFFTRNHLPVPAVDAASYRLRVEGPGGRALSLSLSELRRRFPKHEVTATLQCAGNRRSEMSRVRPVKGLAWDIGAISTARWGGARLRDVLLAAGVRDSTDNGEWHVCFEGLDADASGTPYGASIPLKRALSADAEVLLAYEMNGRELPRDHGFPVRVVVPGVVGARSVKWLRSVAVSPEESPSHWQQNDYKGFCPSVDWDSVDFGAAPAIQELPVQSAITEPRPGAAVPAGELTVKGYAWSGGGREVVRVDVSLDGGRTWREAELGPRPERGRGWAWALWELRAPVPAGARLEIVCKAVDRSYNVQPDTVAPIWNLRGVLSNAWHRVPVTVTK from the exons aTGCTGCTGCTCCGGGCCATGGCCGGCCGCAG gCTCCCGCCACTGATGCGGCTGCCCCGCGGCTGCTCCCGGTTGGCCGCCGGTAGCGCGGCCCCGGAGGGACACCGGGAAGGGAAcccggggggacaccgggaagcGACACCGGAGGGACACCGGGAAGCGACACCGGGGGGACACCGAGGAGCGGCGCCGGTGCTGGCCGCGCTGCTCGGGATCGGCGTCGTTGTGGCCTACGGAGAGCGGCGGCGGAGG ACCGCCCAGGCCGCCCaggccgcccccgccccgccgttCCCCCGTTACACGCGGGCGGAGGTGGCGCAGCACCGCACCCCGGCCGATCGCGTGTGGGTCACCTACGGCACCGACGTGTTCGACGTGACCGAATTCGTGGAGCTGCACCCGGGGGGACCGGACAAGATCCTGCTGGCGGCCGGGGGGGCCCTGGAGCCTTTCTGGGCTCTCTACGCCGTCCACAGCCAACCGCACGTCCTGGAGCTGCTCCGCGATTACAAAGTGGGCGAGCTGAGCCCCGAGGAGGCGGCGCCGCCACCGGGGGACAGCGCGGACCCGTTCGCCGGGGACCCCCCGCGCCACCCCGCGCTGCGGGTGAACAGCTCGAAGCCTTTTAACGCCGAGCCGCCCCCGGAGCTGCTCACGCAGAGCTTCCTGACGCCCAACGAGCTTTTCTTCACCCGCAACCACCTCCCGGTGCCCGCCGTGGATGCGGCGTCCTACCGGCTGCGCGTGGAGGGCCCCGGTGGCCGCGCGTTGTCGCTGTCGCTGTCGGAGCTGCGGCGGCGCTTCCCGAAGCACGAGGTGACGGCCACGCTGCAGTGCGCCGGGAACCGGAGATCCGAGATGAGCCGCGTCCGCCCGGTTAAAGGCCTGGCGTGGGATATCGGTGCCATCAGCACGGCGCGCTGGGGCGGAGCGCGGCTCCGGGACGTGCTGCTGGCCGCCGGTGTCCGCGACAGCACCGACAACGGCGAGTGGCACGTGTGCTTCGAAGGGCTGGACGCGGACGCTTCGGGGACGCCGTACGGAGCGTCCATCCCGTTAAAGCGGGCGCTGAGCGCCGACGCCGAGGTGCTGCTGGCGTACGAGATGAACGGGCGGGAGCTGCCCCGCGATCACGGGTTCCCGGTGCGCGTCGTGGTGCCCGGCGTGGTCGGGGCTCGGAGCGTGAAGTGGCTGCGGAGCGTGGCGGTGTCGCCCGAGGAGAGCCCGAGCCACTGGCAGCAGAACGACTACAAGGGCTTCTGTCCGTCCGTGGATTGGGATTCCGTGGATTTCGGGGCCGCGCCCGCCATCCAGGAGCTGCCGGTGCAGTCGGCGATCACCGAGCCCCGGCCCGGAGCGGCCGTGCCCGCCGGGGAGCTGACGGTGAAGGGATACGCGTGGAgcggaggaggaagggaggtgGTGAGG GTGGACGTGTCGCTGGACGGGGGCCGGACGTGGCGCGAGGCCGAGCTGGGCCCgcggccggagcggggccggggctgggcctGGGCGCTGTGGGAGCTGCGGGCGCCGGTGCCCGCGGGGGCGCGGCTGGAGATCGTCTGCAAGGCCGTGGACCGGAGCTACAACGTCCAGCCCGACACCGTGGCGCCCATCTGGAAC CTGAGAGGGGTCCTGAGCAACGCCTGGCACCGCGTGCCCGTCACCGTCACCAAGTGA